A DNA window from Primulina huaijiensis isolate GDHJ02 unplaced genomic scaffold, ASM1229523v2 scaffold5453, whole genome shotgun sequence contains the following coding sequences:
- the LOC140970289 gene encoding ubiquitin C-terminal hydrolase 22-like — protein sequence MSARNSPYTTPKPCQHLVDYKLKYGSRNYSLVQDLFKFTKCGRTLMDKSKSDVPKCKVCSGCHGRFFMCLICSSMTCCADPESNHALLHSESNGGHEVAVELERAELYCFVCCDQVYDPEFDKAVVIKQMMRFARSQIEVVESVDLSLSKRKRLDLVADLDLKSVKRLASKRKQSSKSCFPLGLRGLNNLGNTCFMNSVLQALLHAPPLRNYFLNDRHNSQSCRRSSVNQLCLPCDIDAIFCAAFSGDRTPFSPAKFLYSWWQHSENQACYEQQDAHEFFISMLERIHEKLGRTNLENEENVDCQCIAHRVFSGILRSDVTCTSCGFTSSTYDPCVDISLELNVSTSYATDLASKPGKPNKTTVLSTLAGCLDLFTRLEKLGSDQKLFCENCNEKQDAMKQMSIKKLPLVLCLHIKRFTHSHIQKTSRKIDHHLHFPFSFDMKPYLSSSIVKQRFGNRIFPFEGDESDISTEFEIFAVVTHSGMLESGHFIAYLRLKNQWYKCDDAWITEVDEGTVKASQCYLIFYVQKGLYHRGSEDLSCQPLSPLTDPLFPIAGCC from the exons ATGTCAGCAAGAAATTCTCCTTACACTACCCCTAAGCCATGCCAACACCTGGTGGATTACAAGCTGAAATATGGCTCAAGGAACTATAGTTTGGTACAAGATTTATTCAAGTTTACCAAGTGTGGCAGAACACTGATGGATAAATCCAAATCAGATGTGCCCAAATGTAAAGTTTGCTCTGGTTGTCATGGAAGATTCTTTATGTGTTTGATCTGTTCCTCAATGACATGCTGTGCAGATCCTGAATCAAATCATGCCCTTTTGCATAGTGAATCTAATGGTGGCCATGAGGTTGCTGTGGAGTTGGAAAGGGCTGAACTGTATTGTTTTGTGTGCTGTGATCAGGTGTACGATCCTGAATTTGATAAGGCTGTGGTGATTAAACAGATGATGAGGTTTGCAAGAAGTCAAATTGAGGTTGTGGAGAGTGTTGATTTGAGTTTGAGTAAAAGGAAAAGATTGGATTTGGTGGCTGATTTGGATTTAAAAAGTGTGAAAAGATTGGCGTCGAAGAGAAAACAAAGCTCCAAATCTTGTTTCCCATTGGGATTGCGAGGTCTGAATAACCTTGGAAATACATGTTTTATGAATTCGGTGTTGCAGGCATTGCTTCACGCGCCGCCATTGAGGAATTACTTTCTCAATGATAGGCATAACAGCCAGAGCTGCAGAAGAAGTTCAGTGAACCAATTGTGCCTGCCTTGTGATATTGATGCCATTTTTTGTGCTGCTTTTTCGGGTGATCGGACTCCTTTCAGTCCGGCTAAGTTTCTTTATAG CTGGTGGCAGCACTCAGAAAACCAAGCTTGCTATGAGCAGCAAGACGCACACGAATTCTTTATTTCAATGCTTGAAAGAATCCATGAGAAATTAGGGAGAACTAATCTGGAGAACGAAG AAAATGTGGATTGCCAGTGTATTGCTCATCGGGTTTTCTCTGGGATATTGAGGTCCGATGTCACTTGTACATCCTGTGGCTTTACATCCTCAACTTATGATCCATGTGTGGACATATCTCTGGAGTTGAACGTGAGCACCTCTTATGCAACCGATCTCGCTAGTAAGCCAGGCAAGCCAAACAAGACCACTGTGTTGTCCACTCTCGCCGGATGCTTGGACCTTTTTACAAGACTGGAGAAGTTGGGATCAGACCAGAAACTGTTCTGTGAAAATTGTAACGAAAAGCAGGATGCAATGAAGCAAATGTCCATAAAAAAGCTCCCACTGGTTTTGTGCTTGCATATTAAGCGATTTACCCACTCTCATATTCAGAAAACGTCAAGAAAAATTGACCACCATTTGCACTTCCCTTTCTCCTTTGATATGAAGCCATATCTATCATCTTCTATCGTCAAACAAAGATTTGGCAATAGAATCTTTCCTTTTGAGGGCGATGAGTCCGACATCTCTAccgagtttgagatttttgctGTTGTTACTCATTCAGGGATGTTGGAATCTGGCCATTTCATAGCTTATTTACGTCTGAAAAATCAGTGGTATAAATGTGATGATGCTTGGATAACAGAGGTGGATGAAGGAACCGTTAAAGCATCACAATGCTACTTGATTTTCTACGTACAAAAAGGTCTATACCACAGAGGGAGCGAGGATCTGAGCTGCCAACCCCTGTCGCCACTGACCGACCCTTTGTTTCCTATTGCTGGCTGTTGCTAG